AGCACACCTCCGAGCTCGACAAGGTGCAGCCCGGCGACGTACTGATCACCGACATGACCGATCCCGATTGGGAACCGGTGATGAAACGGGCCGCCGCCATCGTTACCAATCGCGGCGGTCGCACCTGCCACGCAGCGATCATCGCCCGTGAGCTCGGCATTCCGGCAATCGTCGGCTGCGGCGATGCCACCGACAAAATTCCGGACGGCAAACCGGTGACGGTCTCGTGCGCCGAAGGCGAAACCGGCTTCATCTACAACGGCAAGCTCGACTTCGAAATACGCGAAGTCAGTCTGGAAAAAATGCCGCCGATTCCGGTGAAGATCATGATGAACGTCGGCAACCCGGAACGCGCGTTCGACTTTCAGTGGCTACCGAACGCCGGCATCGGCCTCGCTCGACTCGAGTTCATTATCAATCGCATGATCGGCATTCATCCGAAGGCGTTGCTGCAACTCGCCGATCAACCGGCCGACGTCAAACGTAAAATCGACGAACGCATCGCCGGCTATGGCGACCCGGTGCGCTTCTACGTGGAAAAGTTGGCCGAGGGTATCGCGACACTGGCGGCAGCATTCCATCCGAAGCCGGTGATCGTGCGTCTGTCCGACTTCAAGTCGAACGAATATGCCAACATGATCGGCGGCGAGCGCTACGAGCCGAAGGAAGAAAATCCGATGCTCGGCTTTCGCGGCGCCGCGCGTTACGTTGCCAACACCTTCCGCGACTGCTTCGATCTCGAATGCCGAGCGCTGCGCAAAGTGCGCGACGACATGGGCCTGACCAACGTCGAGATCATGGTGCCGTTCGTGCGCACCGTACCGCAGGCGCGCGAAGTGGTCGAAATATTGGCGGAAAATGGCTTAAAACGTGGGGTCAACGGCCTGCGTCTCATCATGATGTGCGAGCTGCCGTCGAATGCATTATTGGCCGAGCAATTCCTGGAACACTTCGACGGCTTCTCGATCGGCTCGAACGATTTAACGCAATTGACGCTTGGCCTCGACCGCGATTCCGGTTTGATCGCATCGCTGTTCGATGAACGCGATCCCGCGGTGAAAGCATTACTGCACATGGCTATCCAAGCATGTCGCAAGGCCGGCAAATACGTCGGCATCTGCGGCCAAGGACCGTCGGATCATCCAGACTTGGCGCAGTGGCTGGTACAGGAAGGGATCAGCAGCGTGTCGCTCAACCCGGATACCGTGGTCAAGACTTGGTTGTATATCGCCGGTCAACGGTAACCCAACGTCGGGTGCACGCTGTGTACCGTGTGCACCCGACTACGCGACATTCACCGCCTTTCTACATTCCATCGCATTGCAAAAAAATCCTTTCATAGAATTTTCGAGCATTACTCCGACGAACGTAAGTAACTAGTCTCATTAATGGTTTAATCGATAGTGACGTTTTACGTCACTATCGATCAACAGTGACAGTTGCGCGAAGCGGCTTTGCTATAGTTAGTTTTAATGATGACGCAGCCACACTCCTCGATCGAACGCCTCAAGGCGGTGTTGCAACGACCAGAGGAAGACATGAACCTGGCCGAGGCAGCGCTGCTCGTTGCGAGCGACGAGTATCCCAACCTCGATATCGACACCTACCTGCAACGGCTCGATGAGCTGGCGGCGACCATACGTGCGCGCCTGCCGGAACCGGCCGGCTTCGAGGAAACGCTGGTGGCGCTCAACGATTTCCTATTCGAAGAGCAAGGCTTCACCGGCAATACCGACGATTACTACGACCCACGCAACAGCTTCTTGAACGAGGTGCTCGACCGTAAGCTCGGCATCCCGATCACCCTGTCGATCCTTTATATAGAAATCGGCAGCCGCCTCGGGCTGACCCTCGAAGGCGTCTCGTTCCCTGGGCATTTCTTAGTCAAATCGGCCACCACCGAAGGCGATATCGTGCTCGATCCGTTTTCCGGCGGAATGGCGTTGAGCGAAGAAGACCTTCTCGAGCGCCTGCGCCAACGCTTCGGCGATGCCAATGCGCCGCAAGCACCGCTGGCACCGCTGCTGCAAACCGCCGGCAAGAAAGAAATTCTGCTGCGCATGTTGCGTAACCTGAAGGCGATCTACCTGCACAACGAAGACCACACCAAAGGCTTGATGGTAATCGACCGCATACTGCTGATCCGGCCGGATTTGGCGGAAGAGCTGCTTGAGCGCGGCCAGTTGTACGAGAAGCTCGAATGCTTCCGGCCGGCGCTCGATGACCTGCGGCGTTACTTGATATTGAACCCGACGACGCCTGATGCCGGCGACCTGCGGCTGCGCATTATCGATCTCGAACGCATGGCATCGCGTATTAACTGACTTTTACTTCAATAAGGAAACCACCATGTCGGAAAAAACCCCGGCGACGACTGCGGGTAACGACAGCGCCTGGCTCCTCTACATTCTTGAGTGCAGCGATGGCTCGTTGTATACCGGTATCACCAACGATATTGAACGGCGTGTGCGTGAGCACAACGAAGGCACCGGTGCGCGCTACACACGCAGTCGACGACCGGTGAAATTGCGTTATCAAGAGCCGTGCGAAAGCCGCTCGGCGGCACTGATCCGCGAATGCGCTATACGTTTAATGTCGCCGAAAGAAAAGCGCGCGCTGATTGCCCGCTACGTACAAGCAAACACCGGCAGCACCTGAGTCGCGCGGATAAATCCCGCGCGTAGAGTGTTAGTTATTGCTGCTGTCTCATCCTCGCAGCACGCGCGGAATATTGATAGAGTGCCCTCCGTTGTGCGCGGCAACCGTCGGCGCCGACAAAACGGAACGCGACGTTGCGAACTACGCAATGAGTGACCGCCTCATAGAAGTGAATACACCAGACTCCACGCTGAGCACGTCCCCGCCCGCCCGCGACACCAAACAGTCGCTGTCGGTCGATGAAACGCGTGCACACACCGGTGCCGCCGATTTGCGCTCAATCATGGAAGCTATGCCGGCCGCCGTCATCATTGCCGACGATGTCGATTGCCGGCAGCTACGCGCTAACGCCGCCGGCGAAGAATTACTGCAAGCATTAGCGCAGACCGTCGCCGGCGATGAACACGATTTCCTGCCGAGCGAATTACTGCACTTGCAGCGCGCCGCCGCTGGCGACGAAATTCGCAATTGGGAAATCCAAGTGAAGATGGGTGAACAGATTCGCTACTTCCTTGGTAATACCTTACCGCAGCGCAGCGAGCGTGGTGCAACCTGCGGCGCCGTTGCTGCGCTCGTCGATATCACCGACCGTATCCGTGCTGAACACGCGCTCAAAGAAGCCGACCGTCGCAAAGACAAACTCCTCAGCATCGTCGCCCATGAGTTGCGCAATCCAATTACGCCGATCAAGACCGCGCTCGACATCATTCAGCACAGCCTCAACGATCTCGGCCGACGCGAGTGGGCGCTGCAAGTCATCGACCGGCAACTGTTGCAGCTGACGCGCATCGTCGACGACCTGCTAGAGCTGAGCCGCATCGTTAACGGCAAGATCGCGTTGAAGCGCGAGATGACGAGCCTGCGCACTGTTGTGTCGCAAGCGATCGAAACCGTACGGCCGCTGATCAGCGCCAACCGCCACGGCTTGCGTGTCGACTTGCCGTTAACCGAAGTTCGACTGTACGTCGATCCGGTGCGACTGGGACGTGCCATCGCCAACTTGCTGGCGAACGCTGCCAAATTCACCGCGCCCGGCGGCACCCTCGCCGTGGTTGGCCTGTTCAAGGAAGATACCGTCGAGATTCGCGTCGAAGACAACGGCCAGGGCATCGATCAGGAAGTGTTGCCACGCGTGTTCGACCTATTCGCCCACAGCGGCAGCGAGATGGCCGACAATCAGGGCGGGCTCGGTATCGGCCTTGCGATCGTCCGCCGCATCGTCGATCTGCACGGCGGCACTATCAGCGCCCATAGCGACGGTCGCGATCGCGGTAGCAAGTTCTTTATCCGCTTGCCGGTCGCTACTGCCGAACCGACCCAGCAGAAGAACCAACCCGACAGAGCTTGGCACGCGCCGCTGGAAGCACGGCGCGTACTCATCGTCGACGACAACCGCGATCTCACCGATAGCATGGCTGAGTTATTGCGCTTGAGCGGCCATGAAGTCGGCCGGCACTACGAAGGTGACGGCGTGATCGAAAAGGCGTTGGCGTTCAAGGCGAACGTACTGCTCATCGACTTAGGCCTACCCGGCAAGACCGGTTTCGAAATCGCCCGGCTCGTGCGCCAGCACCCAGATCTGAAAAAAGTGCCCCTCATCGCCATCAGCGGCTACGGCCAACCGGAAGACATCGAACGCAGCCGTAATGCCGGCTTCGATTCGCATCTGTTGAAACCGGTCGATGCTCAACTGCTGATCCAGTTAATCGGTGCTACTACGCCCGTCGTCGGCGCGCGCTAGCGCACCAGCTACATTAGGCACATATATAGCGAGGTATTTGATTCGCACGTTGTGGTTACCCCACTCGCGGGTTAACTTTAGCTATGCCCCCTCAACCTCCAGAGGAAGGATCTTCTATGTCCAGGCAGCAAAATGACGGCGACGTCGCCGTTGTCCCCACCCCTTACTTTCCCATTGACACGCTCGACGCGCGCGATCTGCTGCACGCGTTGCAAGCCGTACGCGACGGCGACTTCTCGGCGCGGTTACCGAGCGATTGGACCGGACTGCGCGGCAAGATCGCCGATGCGTTCAACGAAATCGTTATCGCCAACAGCCGTCTCGCCGACGAGTTCGACCGCGTCGGTCAATCGGTCGGCAAGCAAGGCAAGACCCGCCAGCGTCTGCGCAGCGAGCGTCGCATTGGCGCCTGGGGAACGATGGAGTCGTCGATCAACACGCTGATCGACGACCTGCTGTGGCCGACGACGGAAGTGACGCGCTCGATCGCGGCGGTCGCTAAGGGCGATTTATCACAAACCATGCGCCTCGAAGTCGACGGCCGTCCACTCGAAGGCGAATTCCTGCGCTCCGCCAAGATCGTCAACAAGATGATCGAGCAAATGGGCGTATTCACTTCCGAAGTTACACGCGTCGCCCGCGAGGTCGGTGCCGAAGGCAAGCTCGGTGGTCAAGCGCAGGTGAAAGGCGTGTCGGGCGCATGGAAAGAATTGACCGACAACGTCAACTCGATGGCGAACAACCTGACGGCGCAGGTGCGCAACATCACCGAGGTCACGATCGCGGTGGCGAGCGGCGACTTGTCGCGCAAGATCACGGTCGACGTGCGCGGCGAAATTCTGCAGCTGAAAGAAGCGATCAATACCATGGTCGATCAGCTGCGCTCGTTCGCCTCGGAAGTCACGCGCGTGGCGCGCGAGGTCGGTACCGACGGCAAGCTCGGTGGCCAGGCGATCGTGCCCGGCGTTGCCGGGACGTGGAAGGACCTGACCGACTCGGTCAACGCGATGGCGACCAACCTCACCGGTCAGGTGCGTAACATCGCCGAGGTAACGACCGCGGTCGCCCGCGGCGACTTGTCACGCAAGATCACGGTCGACGTTAAGGGTGAAATTCTCGAATTGAAGAACACCATTAATACGATGGTGGATCAGCTCAACGGTTTCGCCGCCGAAGTCACACGCGTCGCCCGTGAAGTCGGCGCCGAAGGCAAATTGGGTGGTCAGGCGCAGGTACCGGGTGTTGCCGGTACCTGGAAGGATTTAACGGACAACGTTAACTCGATGGCCGGTAACTTGACCGGTCAGGTGCGTAACATCGCCGAGGTCGCGACCGCGATCGCGAACGGCGACTTATCGCGCAAAATTACCGTCGACGTTAAGGGTGAAATCTTAGAGCTTAAGAACACCATTAATACGATGGTGGATCAGCTCAACGGTTTCGCCGCCGAAGTCACGCGCGTCGCCCGCGAAGTCGGTACCGAAGGCAAGCTTGGCGGTCAGGCACAAGTCCCCGGTGTCGCCGGTACGTGGAAGGACTTAACCGATAACGTCAACTCGATGGCCGGCAACTTAACCGGTCAGGTGCGTAACATCGCCGAGGTGACGACGGCCGTGGCCCGCGGCGACTTGTCGCGCAAGATCACCGTCGACGTCAAAGGTGAAATTCTCGAATTGAAGAACACCATCAATACGATGGTGGACCAGCTCAACAGCTTCGCCGCCGAAGTCACCCGCGTGGCGCGCGAAGTCGGTACCGAAGGCAAGCTCGGCGGTCAAGCGCAGGTACCGGGTGTCGCCGGTACCTGGAAGGACTTAACCGACAACGTCAACTCGATGGCCGGTAACTTAACGGCGCAAGTACGCAACATCGCCGAAGTAGCGACCGCCGTGGCCCGTGGCGACTTGTCACGCAAGATCACGGTCGACGTCAAAGGCGAAATTCTCGCGCTCAAGAACACCATCAATACGATGGTGGATCAGCTGAATGGCTTCGCTTCGGAAGTGACGCGGGTGGCGCGTGAAGTGGGTACCGAAGGCAAGCTCGGCGGTCAGGCGCAGGTACCGGGTGTCGCCGGCACCTGGAAGGATCTCACCGACAACGTCAACTGGATGGCCGGCAATCTCACGGCGCAGGTGCGTAATATCGCCGAGGTGACGACGGCAGTAGCGTCAGGCGACTTGTCGCGCAAGATCACGGTCGACGTGCGCGGCGAAATTCTCGAATTGAAGAACACCATCAACACGATGGTGGACCAGTTGAACGGTTTCGCCGCGGAAGTCACGCGGGTCGCGCGCGAAGTGGGTACCGAAGGCAAGCTCGGTGGTCAGGCGCGCGTACCCGGTGTCGCCGGCACCTGGAAGGATCTCACCGACAACGTCAACTGGATGGCCGGCAACCTCACGGCGCAGGTGCGTAACATCGCCGAAGTCGCAACCGCCGTGGCCCGCGGCGACTTGTCGCGCAAGATCACGGTCGACGTTAAGGGCGAAATCTTAGAGCTCAAGAACACCATTAATACGATGGTGGATCAGCTGAATGGCTTCGCTTCGGAAGTGACGCGCGTGGCGCGCGAGGTCGGTACCGAAGGCAAGCTCGGTGGTCAGGCGCAGGTGCCGGGTGTCGCCGGTACCTGGAAGGATTTAACGGATAACGTTAACTCGATGGCCGGTAACTTGACCGGTCAGGTGCGTAACATCGCCGAGGTCGCGACCGCCATCGCCGGCGGCGACTTGTCGCGCAAGATCACGGTCGACGTGCGCGGCGAAATTCTGCAGCTCAAAGAAACCATCAACACGATGGTCGACCAGCTGAACTCGTTTGCCGCCGAAGTCACACGCGTGGCGCGCGAAGTCGGTACTGAAGGCAAGCTCGCCGGCCAAGCGTACGTGCCCGGTGTCGCCGGTACCTGGAAAGATCTCACCGACAACGTCAACTGGATGGCCGGCAATCTCACGGCGCAGGTGCGTAACATCGCCGAGGTGGCAACCGCCATCGCCCGCGGCGACTTGTCGCGCAAGATCACCGTGGATGCGCGCGGCGAAATTCTGCAGCTCAAGGACACCATTAATACGATGGTGGATCAGCTCAACGCCTTTGCCGCCGAAGTCACGCGGGTCGCGCGCGAAGTCGGTACTGAAGGCAAGCTCGGCGGCCAGGCGGAAGTGAAAGGCGTCGCCGGTACGTGGAAGGACTTGACCGACAACGTCAACGTCATGGCCGCCAATCTCACCAATCAAGTGCGCGGTATCGTCAAGGTCGTGACCGCGGTGGCGAACGGCGACCTGGCGCAAAAGCTCACGGTCGAATCGAAGGGTGAAGTCGCGGCGCTGGCCGACACTATTAATAGCATGACCGATACGCTGGCGATCTTCGCCGACCAGGTAACGACGGTGGCGCGCGAAGTCGGCGTCGAAGGCCGCCTCGGCGGTCAGGCGAACGTGCCGGGTGCCGCCGGTACGTGGAAGGACTTAACCGCAAACGTAAACCTGCTCGCGGCCAATCTGACAACGCAGGTGCGTGCCATCGCCGACGTGGCGACCGCCGTGACCAAGGGCGACCTCACGCGCGCGATTCAAGTCGACGCCTCCGGCGAAGTCGCCGACCTCAAGAACTACATCAACGCCATGATCGGTAATCTGCGCCAGACCACCGAGCGCAACACCGAGCAAGACTGGCTCAAAACCAACCTCGCTAAGTTCAGCCGCATGTTGCAAGGTCAGCGCGATCTCTACACGGTCGCGCAGACGCTGCTGTCGGAGCTGGCGCCGCTGGTCGAAGCGCATCAAGGCGTGATGTACATGGTCAACGAGGCCGAGGACCAAGGGCCGCGTCTGCGGCAACTCGCCGGCTATGCCGACACGACCGATCCGATGTCGCCGCGGCTGTACCGCATCGGCGAAGGATTGGTCGGTCAGTGCGCTTACGAACGCCAACGCATCATGATCACCGACATCGTGCCGGATTCGATCCGCGTCTCCTCCGGTTTGGTAACGATCCAACCGCGCAACGTCATCGTCTTGCCGGTGCTGTTCGAAGGCCAGGTCAAAGCGGTGATCGAGCTCGCCAGCTTAAACAACTTTACCGCGTCGCATCTCGCGTTCCTCGAACAGCTGACCGGCATCATCGGCATCGTCTTGAACACGATCGAATCGACGATGCGTACCGAAGGCCTGTTGAAACAATCGCAACAGCTTGCGACCGAATTGCAAACGCAACAACGCGAGCTGCAACAAACCAACGAAGAGCTGGCGCAAAAAGCGCAACTCTTAGCCACACAAAACGCCGAGGTCGAACGCAAGAACCAGGAAATCGACCAAGCACGGCGCGCGGTCGAAGAAAAGGCGGCCGAGCTCGCGCTCACCTCGCGCTACAAATCGGAATTCTTGGCGAACATGTCGCACGAGCTGCGCACGCCGCTGAACAGCATCCTGATCTTGGGTCAGCAGCTCGCCGAAAACCCGGACGGCAACCTGGTACCGCGCCAAGTCGAGTTCGCCAAGACCATCCACGCTGCCGGCACCGATCTGCTCAACCTGATCTCCGACATTCTCGACCTGTCGAAGATCGAATCGGGCACGGTCACGGTCGAATGCGAGGATCTCGCCTTCAGTAGCCTGCGCGAAGCGGTCGAGCGTTCGTTCCGTCACGAGGCCGAAACACGCAAGCTCGCCTTCAACTCCGAGTTCGATCCGAGCCTGGGCCAAGCGCTGTACACCGATCCGAAGCGCTTGCTGCAAGTGTTGAAGAATCTGCTGTCGAACGCTTTCAAGTTCACCGATCGCGGCGGCGTGCGCTTGCGCGTCGGCGTTGCCCGCGGTGGCTGGTCGTCGGGGCATGCGGTGCTCGACAAGACGCAGACGGTCATCGAATTCGCCGTCACCGATACCGGCATCGGCATTCCGACAGAGAAGCAAAGAATCATCTTCGAAGCGTTCCAACAGGCCGATGCCGGCACCGCTCGCCGTTACGGCGGCACCGGTCTTGGCCTCGCCATCTCGCGCGAGCTGGCGCAGTTGCTCGGCGGCGAAATCCGCCTGCACAGCGTCCACGGCAGTGGCAGCACCTTCACGTTGTATCTGCCGCTCGCCTACGTCGGCTCGGTCATGCGCCGCGCGTCCGATCAACTGGCGGACAAGACCGATGTACCGTACAAGCCGATGCTGTTACCGGCAGCACGGCCGGAGGAAGTGGCGGACGACCGCGAGCAGGTCCAGCCGGGCGATCAAACGCTGTTAATCGTCGAGGACGATCCGCACTACGCGCGCGTGCTGCTCGATCTGGCGCGCGCGCATGGCTTCAAAGGTCTGGTCGCCATGCGCGGCATCGACGCATTGGCGCTGGCGCGCAAGCATCATCCGACGGCAATTACGCTCGATGTCTTCCTGCCGGACATGCTCGGTTGGACCGTCTTGAGCCAACTGAAACAAGACCCGGCGACGCGCCACATCCCGGTGCAGATCACGACCGTCGAGGAAGAACGCCAGCACGGCCTGTCGCGCGGCGCTTTCGCCTACCTGAACAAGCCGGCGACGACCGAGCGCCTGGAAGAAGGTTTCGAGCGCATGAAGGAGTTCGCCAAGCCGCGTAAGCGTCGGTTGCTGGTGATCGAAGACAGCCCGGCGGAGCAACAGAGTATCGCCGCGCTGATCGGCCATGACGACGTCGAAATCACCGCCGTCGGCGCCGGCAAGGAAGGATTGGCGACACTGCGCGCATCGAGCTACGACTGCGTGGTGCTCGACCTGCGGCTACCGGACATGTCCGGATTCGATCTGCTGAACGAGGTGCAACACGACGACAAGCTGCGCGATATCCCGATCGTCGTCTTCACCGGCCGCGAGCTCACGGTCGACGAAGAGGCGAGTCTGCGGACCATGGCTAAGAGCATCATCCTCAAAGGCGCGCAGTCACCGGAACGCTTGCTCGATGAAACCGCGTTGTTCTTGCACCGCGTAGTCAGTGAGTTGCCGGCAACCAAGCAGCGCATGCTGGAGAAGCTCTACGAAAGCGACGAGGCGTTGGTCGGCAAGAAAACACTAGTGGTCGACGACGACGTGCGCAACATCTTCGCGCTGTCGAGCGTGCTCGAACGGCACCATATGCAGGTACTCACCGCCAGCAACGGCCGCGATGCCATCGGCATCATCGAGAAAACACCGGAGCTGTCGTTGGTGCTAATGGACATCATGATGCCGGAGATGGACGGCTACGAAACGATGCGACAGATCCGCAAGCATGCCGAGTTCCGGTTGTTGCCGATCATCGCCCTCACCGCCAAAGCCATGAAGGGCGACCGCGAGAAGTGTCTCGAGGCCGGCGCATCGGACTACATCGCCAAGCCGGTAAACAATCAGCAGCTATTGTCGTTGCTGCGGATGTGGTTGCACAGATAAGGATGATCGTGCGGCAAAACCCTGCGTTCCCCTCCCCCCTTGCGGGGGAGGGGAAGGGGGAGAGGGGTGACCATACTAAGCCCCCGCTCTCCTGTCCTCTCCCCCGCAAGGGGGGAGAGGGACGTTCTACTTCGGAGCCGAGGCAAGTCGGACCCCATGACTGAAGACAAAATTAATATCCTGCTGGTCGATGACCAGCCGTCGCGCCTACTCACCTACGAGGCGATTCTGGCCACACTCGGACAAAATCTGGTTAAGGCGCAATCCGGCACCGAAGCGCTGCTGCGATTGATGGAGACCGAATTCGCGGCGATCTTGCTCGACGTCAGTATGCCGGGTATGGACGGCTTCGAAACCGCCGCCATCATTCACCAACATCCGCGTTTCGAACGCACACCGATCATCTTCGTCACCGGCGTGCATGTTACCGACCCCGATCGATTACGCGGCTATCAAATGGGCGCGGTCGATTATGTTTATGTGCCGGTGATCCCGGAGATCCTGCGCGGCAAAGTACAGGTGCTGGTGCAGTTGTACCGGCAACAACACGAGCTTAAGCGACTCAATACGAGTCTCGCCGTCGCCAATGAAGAGTTGGCGGAAGCGCATCAGGCACTGAAGGCGGAAAATACCCGTGAGCTGTATAAGCTCAATAGCAATCTCGAGCTCGCCAATATCGAGCTGAAGGCCGAAATCGCCGAGCGCAAACGCGCGCAAGAGGCACTGCAGGCGGCAGCGCAGCGTAAAGACGAATTCCTGGCGATCCTGGCGCACGAGTTACGTAATCCGCTGTCGGCGATCCACAACGGCGTACAGCTCATGTACGTGCGCCCGATCGACGACCCGCAGTTGCTGTGGGCACGCGATTCGCTCGGCCATCAAGTAAAACATCTGAAACGCTTGATCGACGACCTGCTCGATGTCTCGCGCCTCTCCAGCGGCCGCGTGAAGCTGCAACGCGAAGACCTCGACCTGGCGCTGATCGTCGAGCGCGCCGTCGAGATGAGCCGGCCGATGATCGAGGCACGTCGTCACACGTTAACCATCAATCCGTCAGCCACGCCGATTTACGTCAATGGCGACCTCGTGCGACTGACACAGGTGCTCGACAACCTCATTAGCAACGCCGCCAAATACACCAACGAAGGCGGCGCCATCACGATTAGCGTCGGTGTGGATACTAACGCACAGGCGATGGTTTCCGTCCGCGATACCGGTCAAGGTATCCCGCCGGCCATGTTAGAGCGCGTCTTCGAACTGTTCACCCAAGCGACCGCCTCGCTCGATCGTAGCCAAGGCGGTCTTGGCATCGGCTTGGCGCTGGCGCGCGGCCTAGTCAACTCACACGGCGGCACCGTGCGTGCCGTCAGCGAAGGCAGCGGCCTAGGTTCCGAGTTCATCGTCTGCTTACCGTGCGTAACCCCGATCGTGGAAACACCGGCGGAGCCGGAAAGCAACGGCATAGCCCACACCTTGGAGCAAATGCGGGTGCTGATCGTCGACGACAATGTCGATTCGGCCCAAGGTCTCGGCATGTGGCTCGAAACCGTTGGCCACAAAGTGCGGCTGGCACATACCGGCGATGAAGGTTTTAAAGCCGCGTTGGAATTCCACCCGGATGCGGTGTTGCTCGATATCGGCCTACCGGGATTGAACGGTTATGAGCTGGCGAAACGCCTGCGCAAGTATCCGCAACTCAGCGACGTGCCGCTGATCGCCGTCACTGGCTTTAGCGGCGAAGCCGACCGTCATCAAGCGACAGCAGCCGGCTTCGATCATTATCTGGTCAAGCCGATCGACTACGATACGTTGCTGCGGGCGCTAGCCCAACCTACAGCCACGGTGGCCGCGGGAAGTTACTGAGTCGATCATCAGGTCGTTCGTTCCTAGAGACACCTAGCCGCTTCTGCCGGCTCGTCCGCCAGCGCGCGCGGCACCGTTCCCCGATAACGCAACAACCAGACGAAACTGAATAGTTGCACGGCAAGCATGGTGCCGAAGGCGACGGTATATCCGGTGGGCGCGTATTCGTCGACACCGGTAGCCCAGGCATTGACGATTAGGCCGAACCCCCATTGAGCGGCGAAGGCGAAAACAAACACTAATAGATTCACCGCGGTGTTCGCGCGGCCGGCCAGGGAGGCGGGAAATTGCTGGGCGATGATCGAATAGGACAACGTGCCGGCGACACCGAAGAAACCGAAGATGATCCATAGCGGCAGAAGAATCGTCGTCGCACCCGCACCAACGGTGAGTGCCGCCTGTGCGCACAGAAATACGAAAATGCCGATCTTGAGCAACGTGAGCGGCGCGACACCGCGGCGGACCAGCCGCGACGCCATGATGCCCCAACCGAGTTGGCCGGCGAATAAAGCCGCCGCCGTGCACAGCAAATAGTCGGCGGCGATGTCACGCTCG
The Gammaproteobacteria bacterium DNA segment above includes these coding regions:
- a CDS encoding HAMP domain-containing protein, whose amino-acid sequence is MSRQQNDGDVAVVPTPYFPIDTLDARDLLHALQAVRDGDFSARLPSDWTGLRGKIADAFNEIVIANSRLADEFDRVGQSVGKQGKTRQRLRSERRIGAWGTMESSINTLIDDLLWPTTEVTRSIAAVAKGDLSQTMRLEVDGRPLEGEFLRSAKIVNKMIEQMGVFTSEVTRVAREVGAEGKLGGQAQVKGVSGAWKELTDNVNSMANNLTAQVRNITEVTIAVASGDLSRKITVDVRGEILQLKEAINTMVDQLRSFASEVTRVAREVGTDGKLGGQAIVPGVAGTWKDLTDSVNAMATNLTGQVRNIAEVTTAVARGDLSRKITVDVKGEILELKNTINTMVDQLNGFAAEVTRVAREVGAEGKLGGQAQVPGVAGTWKDLTDNVNSMAGNLTGQVRNIAEVATAIANGDLSRKITVDVKGEILELKNTINTMVDQLNGFAAEVTRVAREVGTEGKLGGQAQVPGVAGTWKDLTDNVNSMAGNLTGQVRNIAEVTTAVARGDLSRKITVDVKGEILELKNTINTMVDQLNSFAAEVTRVAREVGTEGKLGGQAQVPGVAGTWKDLTDNVNSMAGNLTAQVRNIAEVATAVARGDLSRKITVDVKGEILALKNTINTMVDQLNGFASEVTRVAREVGTEGKLGGQAQVPGVAGTWKDLTDNVNWMAGNLTAQVRNIAEVTTAVASGDLSRKITVDVRGEILELKNTINTMVDQLNGFAAEVTRVAREVGTEGKLGGQARVPGVAGTWKDLTDNVNWMAGNLTAQVRNIAEVATAVARGDLSRKITVDVKGEILELKNTINTMVDQLNGFASEVTRVAREVGTEGKLGGQAQVPGVAGTWKDLTDNVNSMAGNLTGQVRNIAEVATAIAGGDLSRKITVDVRGEILQLKETINTMVDQLNSFAAEVTRVAREVGTEGKLAGQAYVPGVAGTWKDLTDNVNWMAGNLTAQVRNIAEVATAIARGDLSRKITVDARGEILQLKDTINTMVDQLNAFAAEVTRVAREVGTEGKLGGQAEVKGVAGTWKDLTDNVNVMAANLTNQVRGIVKVVTAVANGDLAQKLTVESKGEVAALADTINSMTDTLAIFADQVTTVAREVGVEGRLGGQANVPGAAGTWKDLTANVNLLAANLTTQVRAIADVATAVTKGDLTRAIQVDASGEVADLKNYINAMIGNLRQTTERNTEQDWLKTNLAKFSRMLQGQRDLYTVAQTLLSELAPLVEAHQGVMYMVNEAEDQGPRLRQLAGYADTTDPMSPRLYRIGEGLVGQCAYERQRIMITDIVPDSIRVSSGLVTIQPRNVIVLPVLFEGQVKAVIELASLNNFTASHLAFLEQLTGIIGIVLNTIESTMRTEGLLKQSQQLATELQTQQRELQQTNEELAQKAQLLATQNAEVERKNQEIDQARRAVEEKAAELALTSRYKSEFLANMSHELRTPLNSILILGQQLAENPDGNLVPRQVEFAKTIHAAGTDLLNLISDILDLSKIESGTVTVECEDLAFSSLREAVERSFRHEAETRKLAFNSEFDPSLGQALYTDPKRLLQVLKNLLSNAFKFTDRGGVRLRVGVARGGWSSGHAVLDKTQTVIEFAVTDTGIGIPTEKQRIIFEAFQQADAGTARRYGGTGLGLAISRELAQLLGGEIRLHSVHGSGSTFTLYLPLAYVGSVMRRASDQLADKTDVPYKPMLLPAARPEEVADDREQVQPGDQTLLIVEDDPHYARVLLDLARAHGFKGLVAMRGIDALALARKHHPTAITLDVFLPDMLGWTVLSQLKQDPATRHIPVQITTVEEERQHGLSRGAFAYLNKPATTERLEEGFERMKEFAKPRKRRLLVIEDSPAEQQSIAALIGHDDVEITAVGAGKEGLATLRASSYDCVVLDLRLPDMSGFDLLNEVQHDDKLRDIPIVVFTGRELTVDEEASLRTMAKSIILKGAQSPERLLDETALFLHRVVSELPATKQRMLEKLYESDEALVGKKTLVVDDDVRNIFALSSVLERHHMQVLTASNGRDAIGIIEKTPELSLVLMDIMMPEMDGYETMRQIRKHAEFRLLPIIALTAKAMKGDREKCLEAGASDYIAKPVNNQQLLSLLRMWLHR
- a CDS encoding response regulator: MTEDKINILLVDDQPSRLLTYEAILATLGQNLVKAQSGTEALLRLMETEFAAILLDVSMPGMDGFETAAIIHQHPRFERTPIIFVTGVHVTDPDRLRGYQMGAVDYVYVPVIPEILRGKVQVLVQLYRQQHELKRLNTSLAVANEELAEAHQALKAENTRELYKLNSNLELANIELKAEIAERKRAQEALQAAAQRKDEFLAILAHELRNPLSAIHNGVQLMYVRPIDDPQLLWARDSLGHQVKHLKRLIDDLLDVSRLSSGRVKLQREDLDLALIVERAVEMSRPMIEARRHTLTINPSATPIYVNGDLVRLTQVLDNLISNAAKYTNEGGAITISVGVDTNAQAMVSVRDTGQGIPPAMLERVFELFTQATASLDRSQGGLGIGLALARGLVNSHGGTVRAVSEGSGLGSEFIVCLPCVTPIVETPAEPESNGIAHTLEQMRVLIVDDNVDSAQGLGMWLETVGHKVRLAHTGDEGFKAALEFHPDAVLLDIGLPGLNGYELAKRLRKYPQLSDVPLIAVTGFSGEADRHQATAAGFDHYLVKPIDYDTLLRALAQPTATVAAGSY